The following coding sequences are from one Capsicum annuum cultivar UCD-10X-F1 chromosome 3, UCD10Xv1.1, whole genome shotgun sequence window:
- the LOC107853301 gene encoding non-specific lipid transfer protein GPI-anchored 20-like: MAYNKYVAFSTLFLSWAFMASLQTADGQIINTPCNGPMINSFTPCMNFLTNSSSSGASPTEDCCSALRTMMTNGMNCFCLIVTGGIPFQMPMNPNMVMSLPSACNMPGVPLKCKAPSPPTVVAPGPRDDAGVPSASPTAAPVNPPRSPKDTTVPPPPMPPSTSNSSPPADEIPTLTPPSPQSGSSIPATNSGNQTQATPSAAHFFGHGISRILLIAAFGAIGLSIY; encoded by the exons ATGGCTTATAATAAGTACGTAGCTTTTTCGACTTTGTTTCTTTCATGGGCGTTTATGGCCTCTTTGCAGACTGCTGACGGACAAATAATAAATACGCCATGTAATGGACCTATGATAAACAGTTTTACGCCTTGTATGAACTTTTTGACAAATAGCAGCAGCAGCGGGGCATCACCAACAGAAGATTGCTGCAGTGCTTTGAGGACTATGATGACTAATGGCATGAATTGTTTCTGCCTTATTGTCACTGGTGGCATTCCTTTTCAAATGCCTATGAACCCCAACATGGTTATGTCTCTTCCAAGTGCTTGTAACATGCCTGGTGTTCCCCTCAAATGCAAAG CTCCTAGTCCACCTACGGTTGTTGCACCAG gtCCTCGTGATGATGCTGGGGTTCCAAGTGCTTCACCAACAGCTGCTCCTGTTAACCCTCCTCGTAGTCCTAAAG ATACCACTGTTCCTCCTCCACCTATGCCGCCGTCAACGTCAAATTCATCGCCACCAGCCGATGAAATTCCAACCCTAACTCCACCATCTCCACAGTCGGGTTCTTCAATTCCGGCGACAAATTCTGGCAATCAAACTCAAGCAACACCATCAGCTGCCCATTTTTTTGGTCATGGAATTTCACGAATACTTCTTATAGCTGCATTTGGAGCAATTGGTTTGAGCATTTATTAG